From Salvia splendens isolate huo1 chromosome 3, SspV2, whole genome shotgun sequence, a single genomic window includes:
- the LOC121795658 gene encoding receptor-like protein kinase FERONIA — translation MKNSNKLVLLWALCFVIDVVSAADYSATDKIFLNCGGPPDSSDTDGRKWTSDIGSKFALSSTKSSTAPASVQKPSVPEVPYMTARIFQSEFTYSFPVESGRKFLRLHFYPASYNGLNASDAVFSVTSGEFTLIRNFSAALTTEALNYDYLMKEFSVNVPDQVLNVTFTPSPNASNSYAFINGIEVVSHPDIYTTDGTEPVVGQSTGFIIDHSTALENVYRLNVGGNDISSSGDTGLFRSWRDDSVYIFGAANGVTEVPDNTTIAYPPGSPTYIAPLDVYSTLRSMGPNATINQNYNLTWLFDIDSGFSYLVRLHFCEVTDVITKPNQRMFSIYLNNQTAEEQADVIVWAGGKGIPVHKDYIVFVPNGPPRQDLRLALHPYTPLKPQYYDAILNGVEIFKVNDSTGNLAGVNPLPLPQIPDELLDNNSSGGKDNKGIIGGVVGGGIAALLVLGLILCVVVQRQRQKKDSSTSDGWLPLSLYGNYAKTNTTGSYASSLPSNLCRHFSVAEIKSATNNFDEALLLGVGGFGKVYRGEIDSGTKVAIKRGNPLSEQGIHEFQTEIEMLSKLRHRHLVSLIGYCEENCEMILVYDYMAHGTLREHLYKTQKPPLPWKQRLEICIGAARGLHYLHTGAKHTIIHRDVKTTNILLDEKWVAKVSDFGLSKTGLSLNHTHVSTVVKGSFGYLDPEYFRRQQLTEKSDVYSYGVVLFEIICARPALNPALPKEQVSLAEWAQHCYKKGIIDQIMDPYLKGKIAPECFKKFGETAVKCVSDVGTDRPSMGDVLWNLELALQLQVSAEESGKGLGEIDVESYDVKKDPDSSSGSDGNITDSKSSGLSVSIGGRSLASEDSDGLTPSAVFSQIMNPKGR, via the coding sequence ATGAAGAACAGCAATAAGCTTGTGCTGTTGTGGGCTCTGTGTTTCGTAATTGATGTAGTTTCCGCAGCTGATTACTCAGCGACGGATAAGATCTTCTTGAACTGCGGAGGGCCTCCTGATTCCTCTGACACCGATGGCCGGAAATGGACGTCGGATATTGGGTCGAAGTTTGCCCTTTCGAGCACCAAGTCTTCGACTGCACCCGCATCTGTGCAGAAACCGTCAGTACCGGAGGTTCCTTACATGACTGCTCGGATTTTTCAATCCGAGTTCACCTACAGTTTCCCGGTGGAGTCCGGTCGCAAGTTCCTGCGCTTGCATTTCTATCCTGCGTCGTATAATGGTCTAAATGCTTCAGATGCTGTCTTCTCGGTAACTTCTGGAGAATTTACCTTGATAAGGAACTTTAGTGCTGCTCTGACCACGGAGGCGCTGAACTATGACTATTTGATGAAGGAGTTCTCCGTGAATGTCCCGGATCAAGTGTTGAATGTTACATTCACCCCATCCCCGAATGCATCCAACTCGTATGCATTCATCAATGGGATTGAGGTCGTTTCACATCCGGATATTTACACCACGGATGGGACTGAACCTGTCGTTGGTCAGTCCACTGGCTTCATTATCGACCACAGCACAGCGCTGGAGAATGTATATCGGCTGAATGTAGGCGGAAATGACATTTCCTCATCTGGTGATACTGGTCTGTTCAGATCATGGCGTGATGATTCAGTTTATATATTTGGTGCTGCGAATGGGGTTACAGAGGTTCCTGATAACACGACGATTGCATACCCTCCCGGGAGCCCAACCTACATTGCCCCTCTTGATGTATACAGCACCCTGAGATCAATGGGTCCAAATGCAACCATCAACCAGAATTACAACCTAACTTGGCTCTTTGATATCGATTCCGGCTTCTCTTACCTAGTTAGGCTCCATTTCTGCGAAGTTACAGATGTCATAACAAAGCCAAATCAAAGAATGTTCAGTATCTACCTCAATAATCAGACTGCAGAGGAGCAGGCAGATGTGATTGTTTGGGCAGGTGGTAAAGGAATCCCTGTACACAAGGACTATATTGTCTTTGTCCCTAATGGGCCTCCCCGCCAGGATCTTCGGCTTGCATTGCATCCTTACACTCCACTGAAGCCTCAGTACTACGATGCCATCTTGAATGGAGTTGAAATATTTAAGGTAAATGATTCAACTGGTAATCTTGCTGGTGTCAATCCACTACCTCTTCCACAGATACCAGATGAGTTATTGGATAACAATTCCTCTGGAGGTAAAGATAACAAAGGTATTATTGGAGGAGTGGTTGGTGGAGGAATTGCCGCACTTCTTGTTCTTGGCCTGATTTTATGTGTGGTTGTCCAACGCCAGAGGCAGAAGAAGGATTCTAGCACTAGTGATGGCTGGCTTCCATTGTCCTTGTATGGGAATTATGCCAAGACAAACACCACAGGCAGTTATGCCTCCTCCCTGCCATCGAATCTTTGCCGCCACTTTTCAGTTGCTGAGATCAAGTCTGCTACTAACAACTTTGACGAGGCTCTTCTTCTTGGAGTAGGAGGGTTTGGAAAGGTTTATCGTGGGGAGATTGATAGTGGCACGAAGGTGGCAATTAAGCGTGGGAACCCGCTCTCCGAACAAGGTATTCATGAATTCCAAACTGAGATCGAAATGCTCTCAAAGCTTCGCCACCGTCACCTGGTTTCACTCATTGGGTATTGTGAAGAGAACTGTGAAATGATCCTTGTATATGATTACATGGCACATGGAACTCTCCGTGAGCATCTATACAAGACTCAGAAGCCCCCCTTGCCGTGGAAACAGAGGCTTGAGATTTGCATAGGTGCTGCTCGTGGCTTGCACTATTTGCACACTGGCGCCAAGCATACAATCATTCACCGTGATGTCAAGACAACTAACATCCTCTTGGATGAGAAATGGGTGGCTAAGGTGTCTGACTTCGGTCTGTCAAAAACTGGCCTATCGCTGAACCATACTCATGTCAGTACCGTGGTTAAGGGAAGCTTCGGCTATCTGGATCCTGAGTACTTCAGGCGCCAACAACTGACCGAAAAATCTGATGTTTACTCTTATGGAGTCGTTCTGTTTGAGATCATATGCGCTCGGCCAGCTCTAAACCCTGCACTCCCGAAAGAACAAGTCAGCTTGGCCGAGTGGGCTCAGCATTGCTACAAGAAAGGCATCATCGACCAGATAATGGATCCCTACCTAAAGGGAAAGATAGCTCCAGAATGCTTCAAGAAATTTGGTGAGACAGCAGTCAAGTGTGTGTCGGACGTTGGAACAGACCGGCCATCCATGGGGGATGTCCTGTGGAACCTTGAATTAGCGCTGCAGCTGCAGGTGAGTGCAGAGGAAAGCGGGAAGGGTCTTGGTGAGATAGATGTTGAGTCATACGACGTGAAGAAGGACCCTGATTCATCCTCGGGTTCTGATGGAAACATCACCGATTCAAAGAGCAGTGGATTGTCAGTGAGCATTGGTGGCCGAAGCCTTGCTAGTGAAGACTCGGATGGCCTAACTCCGAGTGCTGTATTTTCTCAGATAATGAATCCGAAAGGGAGGTGA